ACTCCAGGACACATAGAGGATACTTGCTTCAAGAAGCATGGATATCCACCTGGATAtggaaatagaaataaaaataagtctgtTCCTGCAAGGAAAATTCTTCAGCTCAGCATTCTGAATCAGCTGAGGTAGATTATGACTTAGATGACTATGGATCAACATATCAAGGTAGTGGAGATGCAGATCAGTATCTTCTGACTAAAGAGCAGTACCAACAGCTACTCTCTTTGTTGCCTGCCAATACTTGGGGATCTAGCTCATCAGGCAAAACTACAAACATGATCAATACCAAAGGCAAAATAACAGCAAGTTACTCTGGTATAATTCTCAATAGCTCTTTAAATAAAGTTTGTTCAAAGTCCTGGATAATCGACATAGGAGCTACTGATCATATTGTTTGTGATTTGGCCAGTTTTGAGTCTTATAAGATGGTACATGATTGTAGTGTCAGTTTGTCGAATGGAGAAATAGTGCCTGTGATGTATTCGGGAATTGTACTGCTTAGTCAGAAATTACGGCTGAAGGATGCACTCTACATTCCTTCTTTCAATGATAATCTAATAAGCAGTAGTAAGCTCATGGAATCTAGCAATTTATGCTTAATTGTAACTGGTGAACAATGCTTGATACAGGACACAACAAACTGGGAGACGATTGGCTGTGCTAGAGAAAAGGGGGGGCTATACCATTTAACAGTACCACATGTTAGTTCATTGTTTTCTGTTTCAGCAAATATACAGACACAAGATTTGTGGCATGTTCGTTTTAGACATCCATCGCATAGTAGAATGCAGAAGATTTAACAACAATTTGCCTTGCCAATTTTCAAGACTAAAGACCCTTGTGATGTGTGTCAAAGAGCAAGGCAGAAGAAATTGTCATATAGCTTAAGTCATAATGTAGCTAAACATTGTTTCGATTTAGTTCATGTTGATATATGGGGTCCCATGAGAGAATCATTTACTGATCATCACTATTTTCTCACGATAGTAGATGACTGCAGTCGTTTTGTATgggtttcattaatgaaaagaAAGTCAGAAGCTAGACAATTGTTTCAAAATTTCTGTTTATATGTTCATACACAGTTTGAGAAGAAGGTCAAGGTGGTGAGGACTGCAATGGTCCTGAGTTTCTTATGACTGAATTTTATGAATCTATGGGAATGCAAAATCAAACAAGTTGTCCTGAGACACCCGAGCAGAATGGTCGTGTTGAAAGGAAACATCAAGATATTATGAATGTTACCAGGGCATTATTACTGCAGAGTTCTATGCCAAAAGAATTCTGGTCAGTTGTTGTACCAGATTTAGTATATCTGCTGAATCGAATGCCTACAAAACCCCTAAATAACCAAACATTGTACCAAATTTTAAATGAAGCCAAGCATGATCTGACACATCTCAAGGTTTTTGGATGCTTGGCATATGCGTCAAATCTTGACAGACACAAAAATAAGCTTACAGATAGGGCAACCAGGTGCGTGTTCTTGGCTTATCAAACGGGAATCAAGGGGTACAAGTTACTTAATCTCACAACAAACGAGCTTTTCTTCAGCAGGAATGTCAGGTTTTTCGAAACACAATTTCCTTTTCAATCTATTCATAATAATTCTAGTTATGTATTACCCTTGTGTAGTGAAGAGGAACTAGATCTTGTTCACACAAATCttcctgatgatgaggaagaaccTTTACCACCAATCATTGTTCCAACTCCAAAAATTAATCTAGTGGATAATCAACCAGATCCACTAGAGACACATGTTGAGGAAGTGTTGGAACCCGTACCCACACATAGACACTCAACCCGAACCAGACATCCACCTACCTACCTACAAGATTACCATACCCAACTATCCCACATCAACAACATAGCCATATTACCAAATCCTTCATCCACCATATCACATCCCATTCATCATTATCTTGATTACGATCAGCTTACACCTACCAAAAGAGTTTTTTCCATCAATATAAGCTGTATCACTGAGCCTAAAACTTATACCCAAGTAGCTAAAGACCCTAAGTGGAGACAAGCTATGCAACAAGAACTAATGGCTTCTACTTCTTGTGAGCTACAGTGGTTAATTTCCCTCTTACATGACCTCACTCTCTATACTGTCAGTTCTGCTCTACTTTTTTGTGACAACACCTCTGCCCTTCACATTGCCCAAAACCCCGTTTGTCATGAACGTACGAAGCACATCGACATTGATTGTCATGTGATTCGTGAGCGTGTTCTTTTTGGTTTAATCCGTTTAATGCCCATTTCCTCTCATCTCCAACTTGCCGATCTCTTCACTAAAGCACAACATCATCCTCAATTTCTTACACACATTTGCAAACTTGGCATGTTGAACATCTACATGCCTCGTTTGAGGGGGGCTCATAACTGTATTACACATTTGCAGGATTTTTCCATTGGCACACAAAGCCCAGTACTTGAAACAGCAAAGCCCATGTTCAAATTAAAGAAGTAATGTTGCAGCTCACCACCACCACATCACCATATTATATCATCATCAACTACACAACACGTGGCAAAGTTTGTTATTTTTGATTGTTCCACTTTTACCCCCATTCTGTTACTTTCTTCCTTATATAAGCAAGCTAACGCAACACTGTAGAATTTATTGAGAATTCCAGAAATTCTCTTTCAGCTTTGTTTAAAGTTTTCTTTTGATTCAATGAAGAGTTCCAAAGttatcatggtatcagagcgacTTCCGCTATAGACTCGATTCTCTGTTTTCTCTGCTTTCTTCTTTCGTAAATTTGTTCTCCATGGCTGGACCCAACATCACATCGGGAAGCCCTTATTTTCTAGCAACTAATGAAACTCCATCTCTAACCTTGGTGAGCCAGGTGATAACGGGACCAAATTATCACCAATGGTCTCGATATGTAAAAGTGGCCCTGATTTCGAAGAATAAGTACGGATTCGTTGACAGATCTATTGAACAACCAGCAGCCGGAGATCCGATGCTTCCTGTTTGGCAGAGGTGCAACACAATGGTGCTGTTATGGGTTTTACATGCTCTTTCCCAGCAAATTGCGTTAAGCATCATGTGGTTAGATAAAGTAGTTGATGTCTGGATCTTAGTGAGCGTTATACTTAGAAGGATGCACTGAGAATCTCAGGCCTTAAACAAGAGATACAAGCACTGAAGCAAGATGAGTCATGTGTGACTGATTattatacaaaattaaaatttctgTGTGATGAGTTAACAAATTTGAGGCCAATTCCAAAATGTGAATGTGATTCTGCATGCTCTTGTGAAAACGTAAATAGTTTTGAGGCaacaaaaacagaaaagaaGATAGAGTGgttaagaaaagaagttttgAGTGAAAATCAAAAGAAAGTGAGTGAAATTTAGTAAAAAAGTGAAAGTGTGTGAAAACGTAGGTTTTCCACCAATTCAATCACATTTTACGAAACACTATGTAAATAGTTTATAGAGGCGAAATCAGGTCTCCCACATCTCATTTCACTATATTTGGAATTTTAAAGACACTAAACTTCTAAAAATCACCAAACCTAGTTCAAGCCTTTCAATATTATTGCAATTTGGTGTTAAACTTATTTGAAGCCCTCTTTTAGGATCTTTCAGAGTCATTAAACTTTGGGTTCGGGTTATTGATCCACGTTCATGTCACACGTTCGTCGGCCtatcacacaaaaaaaaaatcgaaaagcACTCAAAAGGTAACTTCCAGAgggttttaaattatttattctttAAAGTGCAATCTGGTTGCTTTATTTTACTTGTTTTTCTCATTTCGAGTTTTTTACCTAACAAGGAAAACTGCTGCCTATAATTGTATCTGGGTCGGAGATATAGTCCGGGTTCGATGACCCCATCACCGATCGGACACCTCGTGTCAGATCAGTGACAGACAACAAACAAAATTCTATCTTGAGTAGTTTTAGGATTTGTTAATTTtggtaaatttatattttattgtacatttgcatgtttttagtttttagtataATATTGAGATGGAATAAAACATAATATGCGGTAAAAAAAGGTATTTTAGTCCTTTTTAAACACATTAAAAAAGTTTGAACGATAAACTATGATTTGGATTAGATTACATGCTATGTTATAGATCTCTAGGCTTGTCTGAGTCCTGTGTGATGGAGTCCAGCGTCGTAGTTAAATCCGAAAGACGGGTTCCAATGTCCCTCGGCTAACGTTTATGGTCTTGCATGTTTAATAGGTTTATTTTATAGTGCTAGAACTGATGTAATAGAGCTCTTGCGTCATTTGCATGGTgatgtaatatttttttatcatttcagTATTTATCTATAGCTTTCGAACGTAAGTCGATATTTAAATGAAATACgattaaaatataaatgatgttttaaTAAAAGACAATTTACATATTCATTAATCAGAACATTTAAATGTTAAAGTCACGAACCTAACTCTGAAGAGGTGGCATGTTGTGAGTTCATGTGCCATCTAATATTTTAACTAATCGAAAAATAAGATAAATGAGTTAGCAAAATAACTTGAATGCATCCACCGGGAGGGACACACTAAATGTCGTCCTTAAAAACGCTAAGTGATGGTGTCATGTAAAAACGGAATCTCATTTGCCGAAACCATCATCAAAGTAGGGTAATCGGGTTCCGGGCCACTCACACACATTTGAGCCAATATTAAATGGGTTAAATCTTAATTGGTCATTAAACTTATAGATGtcttaaaatggtcactcaacttcaatttgtctcaacaAAATAACTCACATTAATACATCTATTTCCGACTTTATCACATCAAGtgaatgagtaattaagtttctgaaccgatatcgctgagaatcggttggcttagattaggttcttctaattcataagcagttaacgggttgaatcttagccgctgaggtaaggttattcgttaattaggagttaactacagtcttacttggttaattcattatttaggaAGAATATACCATACTAATCTGATatgcaatttagaagaaacatcatttctgtcaatgatcaagactaaccgaattccttgcctgagaatcccttagctgaaattctaattaatcattttattcaatttcaactGAACTCTattacttttgttaatttaCCAATCAACTATTCTGATTCCCCCTTTTTACTCTTtatttatttgcttggttatattttcaaattagatcagtattagtcctttcggtacgacctttgcttacccttgtgcaagcctaagggctgtgaagttatattttatttttggtggattcgacaaccgtcaaattttggcgccgttgccggggactaatctaacttgatttaattccatatatgacCAGGTCTGAAAACTCGAAGCAACTTCTTTTTGAATCAGAAATTGAATTGCTAGCAAGAAGACTCCGTAAAGAAGTGAGGTTGCAGAAATTGCAAGGTGCTGAAACTTCTagttctagtgaagaagaggaaatttcCAGCGAGGAAAGTGAACCATCTGAAGTAGAAACGATGGCGGAATGAACATTGAGGCAACTTCTTGCACCTCAAGCTGATCAGCAACCCTTGTGCGTCACATATCCAAACCTGGATGCGGCATTCGAGCTTAAGTCCGGGCTGATCCATTACTTGCCTAAATTCCATGGGATAGAAACTGAAAACCCGCACAATCATCTGAAAGAGTTTCATGCTGTCTATTCAGGTACGAGCCCTCAAGGAATGCAGCTAAAGACTGGTTTTTCAACCTACCCTCCGGATCGATCACAACATGGGTCGGCATGACTCAAGCATTCCTGGAGAAATATTTTACAGCCTCACGTGCAGCGATGATCCGTAGAGAGATCAGCGGTATCAAGCAGAAGGATGTAGAAACACTCCATGATTATTGGGAAAGGTTTAAAAGACTATATGCGAGCTGCCCCCAACACGGGATAATTGAGCATTCTCTTGTTCAATATTTCTATGAAGGAATGTTAAGCATGGAAAGGAGGATGGTAGATGCTGCTAGTGGGGGAAGCCTCATTGACAAAACACCAACTGCagcactagtacagaaatgacATATGGCTACACCTTATTGGCCACGATTGTTAATAGAAACCGTAGCTAAAGGTTATTAAAGTCGGTTATTTTAAATAACCGACTCAAATAATGGCTTATTAGAGTCGATTATTTAAAATAACCGACTCTAAAACTCATAAATTAAATGTGCCGTGTTTCTGAGGGTTATTAGCGTCGGTTATTGAAAAAACCGACACCAATGACCCTAATTACTGTCATTAGCGTCGGTTCTTTATAACCGACGCTAATAACCCTAATAATTATGGTCGGTTCACAAAGAACCGACCCTAATCACTGTCATTGGCGTTGGTTCTTTATAAACTGACGCCAATGATTCTTTTTAGAGTCTTATATAACCGACTCTAAAGACCCGCTTTTAAGAAACCAGCTAGCGCTTCTTTTCTTCTCCTCTTGCGGGAAGAAATTACAGAGTACCAACCCTATTTCTCCTTTCTCATTTGCGCGAACCACGAACGAcacttttcctttctctttttgcAAACTACATTCCTTGTTTCTCCTTTAAAGTTTCGTTCATTCTTATTTGGTTTGATGTTTTGTTTGATTTTATTGGGTTTTTGCGCTTGGTTTTTGGCTTATCGTTCGTCACTGTGCAAACTCAACAGAAAAGAGGTAAATTTCGTTTTTGTTTTTCGTTTATTGTTCGTGTTTGTGCTTTCTTTTGCTGGGTTTGCTTGTCATTCGTGTTTGTTGGGTTTGTGGTTGATAGAGTTCTGCCCTAAATGGAGTCAGTACTTTTCTAGGCTATAGGTGGTAGAAGAAGAGGGAGAACTTTGGCTGCAAATGTTGATGGAGTTCTTCCCTAAAATGGGTTTTCGTTGATAGAGTTCTTCCTAAAATGGATTTGTTGTTGATAGAGTTCTTcctttttgttaattaattgttaagGTTGTAAAACGAGTTTAGAGTACTACTACTGTTTTTCTTATGTACGAACCAACTCTGACAATTGCTTTCCTAACATGTTAATTTGTAATTTGCTGATTTGTATACCTCTGGTTTGTATAGCAGAGAAACAGGGAACGGATAATGTGAAGAAGAGTGATTTCAAGAGGTATGTGAAACATCTAAAGTGGGATAGAGATGATAGCATCAACAGTGTGTTTGCAAAAATGATAAATGGGTATCAGAATAAGTATCTTCTATGTGATTGAATTCTTTTACTTTGCTTAGACTTTAATTTTGGAATTCCTCTAATAATGTAGTTATAGTGTCTTAGAAAATCAATAGCTAATTAATTCATGAGGAATTAATTCTGGTTGTCCTCAAGTTTGGGATTAGGTGTGgtttctttttgttcttttgTGGATTGCAGACCAGTGATAGGCTAGTTATTTATTTCTCTGCTATAACTTGTCATATAGCAATTGCTTGCTGGGAATCCTCCAAGACCTTTATATATTAACAACCATATAATCTTTAATCTTAATTACCTACTTAAGCTTTAGTCTCTCAACTCTTAAACCATTAATCTTACATCAATTAACAAAATTAGTTGATTAAATGTACTAATATTACACAATTTGACTTGGAGTACCTAATCTACCTAGCAGCTGAATTGAAGCCTTAATTAGGTGTTAATAATAGTCTTAAGTAGAATACTTAGTGATATAATTGATTGAGTTGGAAGAGTGAGGCTGTAAAAGGTTTGAATTTTGTCTTaattggcgcaacggtaaaacgttgttgccgtgtgaccagaggcacgggttcgagtcttaggagcggcctcttgccaattaaattggcaagggaaggcttgcccccaatacacctttgtggtgggacccctccccggaccctcgctcagcggggacgcgtaatgcgaccgggccgcccttttatgTTCCCCAAATTGCTTCGGTGAAGCTAAATTGCTAATATGTGTGCTTGATACCTTTGTTGCAATTTTAACATGCAGATTCTGTTCATTCTATTTGTGCTACTGCTGTACAATTTCGCTGATACATCTTTAGCTTTACTAGCTAGCTTGAATTGTTGCTCTCTGCTTGCAATTTTGTTGATATATCTTTTGGTGATTAATATACTATTTCTTAGTTatgaccaaaaaaaaaaatatactatttcTTAGTGAGCATCTTTTCCTGATTATATATACTATTTCTTGTGATTCATCTGTTGCAATTCAGGAACACAGTAAAGCACTATATATAGCCATTTGTGTAGatcttttcttcattttatccTTATTTTATGTGCTGCAATTTTCTTTTGTATAATTCATTTATGTTGGATAGAGATCACATcagaacttttctgtaattataattgttatgttgcacggacactccCCTTTAATAGCTTTTTACGTTTCGTGTCCGTATCCATTGTGGTTTCAAAGTTATTTTACTACCGTCATGTTTTAGAAATAGCGTTTCCCGTGTCACTTTTTAGCATCTACGTTGCACGGACATTCTCTTAGTAGATGAGCATTCAAGCTAAAGAAACatacataattttttattaatcagTTTATAATTATCTATTGTATTtgcttattgttattattattttaattaaattaatggaGTTGTAACAAAGAAGAGgacattttataatttaatatttattgtaAGTATATTTCCTTGTGAAAGATTTGATGTTTACGTCTTTGTAATCTGCCAACACCAAAGTGATGAATGATATAAGATTGCAAATAGGACCCACCACTTAAAATGATGGATAAAATATATTGTGTTTATTTTCAAGTGTTTAACTAGATTGTTTCTCAATTTGAATACCAGACCTCAACATGTTTTAATTCTTGCTGCAGATTATCCGAAATACTCGGAGAATCGTGGTGATAGGAATGATCCTGGATTGATTGTCAGTGGTTCTAGACAAATATATCTGACCTTTCTAGCTGAGAGCACCTTCAATGAAGATGATGTTTCTAACTATTTCAAGTAATTGTGTTTCCGAAACACTTACGGTTTTTTACTGTACTATTGATATCTGAatagttataaatagttttATTGACTGTCATTTATATTTGCAGCAAATTTGGACCAGTTGAGGATGTTAGAATCCCCTGCCAGCAGAAAAGGATGTTTGGCTTCGtaacattttattttatagttcATACACTGTGAAGACGATTCTGGCTAAAGGGAACCCTCATTTTGTTTGTGGTGCTCAGGTTCTCGTGAAGCCTTATAGGGGGGAAATCTAAGCTAATTGATAGGTAACAACAGTCACTGAAAAATGTTGTTATCCTAAAACCAAATGGCTTTATGTTATTGCATTTTTATATTAGATTAATTATAATGATAGTACTTAACAAGTTAATGCAACAATTAACTGATGTCgaattgaatttgaatacaaAAGTTCATAATTTACGCTCGAATACTTTTTTGGTGCAGAAAGTATCAGGAAAGAACCGAGACTCCAATGTATTTCCCTCCTCACTATGTAGATATAGATGTTGAGCTTCATTCATGTGAGTTTGCTTTTCTACTATACTTCCAGTATATTAAAACTAGAAGAATACATTTTTCAACAGTAAATCTAATCCCGATATGAAGTTATCTTTAATGTTTGTTGATGTAGTTATCTTTACTGTCTGTTGATGTAGTTTCAACATaatctaaattatatatatacttgttttaGTTCCAAGAGGGCATGAGACATCAAGGTTGCTGAGGAAGCAACTCATAGAAGAGCAGGAGCAAGTTCTTGAATTTCAGAGGAGGCGACTTGCAGGGTTGCAAGCAGCTCGGAACACCATGGGCAATCAGTCCTATTTTGCATATTCCATGGATGCGCTAAAAGTATCAGAAGGTTAGCAATTCGGAAAGAGTGTTTAGTATTTGGTGTTGCTGTGATTAACTTGTTGCTCTTGCAGATAATTTCAATTTTCCATCCGTGAAACCTTTTAGTTTTCTGTTTGACGCCCTAAACAACGATCCAACATCTAATGACAAAATCAGATTAACAGAGGCCAATTACACTGACCAGAGCAGGTATAATTCATTATGAATTCTTGAATAGCATAGTTTTCAGTGGATATATCTATCTAACATTGGGTTTATGGTGAATTTGGCAGTCAAGGACTGAACATAAGGACCACATTTAATTATTTGAGCAGAGGAGGTTCAGTCAAATCTTGAATCGGCATTCCCTAGCTTTGTGAAATGTTTGGTTAGATCACACGGTTTTAGTTGTTTTTGGATGGTAAACTCTGAGAAGTTATATGAAGTTGAGTTAGATTGGCGACTTATCAAAAGACACAAAGAAATATAGTCATTTTGACATTAGCATGTTGTAGAGAGAGTATGATAGATACTAGTATATCTCATTTTTTTTGTGTTCACATTAATATACAGTTGGTTAAATACTTGAAAATACTTTGAATATTGAATcaaagattatatatatatagcatatTAATTCATTATCCTAA
The window above is part of the Euphorbia lathyris chromosome 3, ddEupLath1.1, whole genome shotgun sequence genome. Proteins encoded here:
- the LOC136224522 gene encoding zinc finger CCCH domain-containing protein 54-like, which produces MYFPPHYVDIDVELHSFPRGHETSRLLRKQLIEEQEQVLEFQRRRLAGLQAARNTMGNQSYFAYSMDALKVSEDNFNFPSVKPFSFLFDALNNDPTSNDKIRLTEANYTDQSSQGLNIRTTFNYLSRGGSVKS